One window of the Thermofilum sp. genome contains the following:
- a CDS encoding family 1 encapsulin nanocompartment shell protein, producing the protein MLSKHPLELPPGRKLSREEVADALRLSIIAELDAISLYLQLARAIEDERFRRVFEDIAREEKTHVGEFLALLKNLDPEQVEELKAGAAEVQELTGIAAPDPPPANGEPFSEEEWRYLRGEFARAANSVRVFRNFLPVTRVGRGVLSVPLEKPGEGVAMLPLVELAVKFRVSQSAIDYSRASKQPLEISDALRAAVELGLAEDKAVLKALSEARGVVEHSISDWSTPGAAVEEVSRAVAKLIGNNAAQPFVLFVSPARYAKLLAVHEKTGVMDLTRVRALAEVVSTPVLPDSIAVLVSASQRVLDLVVGADTEVEYLGPEDGQHAFRGWETLAVRIRHPGGVALMKQV; encoded by the coding sequence ATGCTTTCAAAACACCCTTTAGAGCTTCCTCCCGGTAGGAAGCTGAGCAGGGAAGAGGTCGCCGACGCGCTCCGCCTCTCGATTATCGCCGAGCTGGATGCGATCAGCTTGTACTTGCAGCTTGCTCGCGCTATCGAAGATGAGAGGTTTAGGAGAGTGTTCGAGGATATTGCGAGGGAGGAGAAGACTCACGTGGGCGAGTTCCTCGCGCTCCTGAAGAACCTTGACCCGGAGCAAGTGGAGGAGCTCAAGGCTGGTGCGGCTGAAGTTCAAGAGCTGACGGGTATCGCCGCCCCCGACCCGCCGCCCGCGAACGGGGAGCCGTTCTCGGAGGAGGAGTGGAGGTACCTCAGGGGAGAGTTCGCGAGAGCTGCTAACTCTGTCAGAGTTTTCAGGAACTTTCTCCCAGTGACTCGGGTGGGTCGAGGGGTTCTCTCAGTGCCGCTGGAGAAGCCTGGCGAGGGGGTTGCTATGCTACCGCTCGTAGAGCTAGCGGTGAAGTTCCGGGTTAGCCAGAGCGCGATCGACTACTCCCGCGCTTCCAAGCAGCCTCTCGAGATCTCCGACGCGCTCCGTGCTGCTGTGGAGCTGGGGCTAGCTGAGGATAAAGCAGTTCTGAAAGCTCTCAGCGAGGCTAGGGGTGTTGTAGAGCACTCGATTTCCGACTGGTCTACTCCGGGCGCCGCGGTCGAGGAGGTTTCGAGAGCTGTTGCTAAGCTCATCGGGAACAACGCGGCTCAGCCGTTCGTCCTGTTCGTGAGCCCTGCACGGTACGCGAAGCTTCTCGCAGTTCACGAGAAAACAGGAGTAATGGATCTCACGCGCGTCCGCGCTTTAGCGGAGGTTGTCTCCACACCCGTGCTCCCCGACAGCATAGCGGTGCTGGTTTCAGCATCGCAGAGAGTGCTAGACCTCGTGGTGGGTGCTGACACCGAGGTAGAGTACTTGGGCCCTGAGGACGGCCAGCACGCGTTCCGCGGCTGGGAGACGCTCGCCGTGAGGATCAGGCATCCCGGTGGAGTCGCGCTGATGAAGCAGGTGTAG
- a CDS encoding carbohydrate ABC transporter permease: MLKIGKILLYAAAVVLALLPVVPVALLFLLAFSEHPVFIEGFTLKNFEFLKTGVLFPEHPVYSKLYPNVYTVMVNTFLLALGNMLLVVLVASMAAYVISRYSFKGRSALLGAFLVIHGVPASVLLIALYYMLRAMGLLNTLAGVILVKMSVDLPLGVWVLKGFYDGIPWDTEIAALVDGTSRFGAFFRVMLPLVSPGLFAVGLFSFLSGWGEYVFVYTFIQSSTNWTFSLLIQSLFGEMGGINLALVAALSIVYLIPVLVIFLVGEKYLVRVTIGGVKG, encoded by the coding sequence ATGCTGAAGATCGGGAAAATCCTGCTGTACGCTGCGGCTGTGGTTCTCGCGCTGCTTCCGGTAGTTCCAGTAGCCTTGCTCTTCCTCCTCGCTTTCAGCGAGCACCCCGTCTTCATCGAGGGCTTCACTCTGAAGAACTTCGAGTTCCTCAAGACGGGCGTCCTGTTCCCCGAGCACCCTGTCTACAGTAAGCTCTACCCCAACGTGTACACCGTCATGGTCAACACGTTTCTCCTAGCGCTGGGCAACATGCTTCTCGTAGTCCTCGTCGCATCGATGGCAGCGTACGTGATCTCGAGGTACAGCTTCAAGGGGAGGAGCGCCCTGCTGGGAGCTTTCCTCGTAATTCACGGCGTGCCCGCCTCCGTCCTTCTCATCGCTCTCTACTACATGCTCAGGGCGATGGGCTTGCTCAACACTCTAGCGGGCGTGATCCTGGTTAAGATGTCCGTGGACCTGCCCCTCGGCGTCTGGGTCCTGAAGGGCTTCTACGACGGGATCCCGTGGGACACGGAGATCGCGGCCCTAGTCGACGGGACGAGCAGGTTCGGAGCCTTCTTCAGGGTTATGCTCCCGCTAGTCAGCCCGGGCCTCTTCGCAGTCGGCCTCTTCTCGTTCCTCAGCGGGTGGGGCGAGTACGTCTTCGTCTACACGTTCATCCAGTCCTCTACCAACTGGACTTTCTCGCTCTTGATCCAGAGCTTGTTCGGCGAAATGGGTGGCATTAACTTGGCTCTTGTCGCCGCGCTCAGCATCGTCTACCTGATCCCGGTGCTCGTGATATTCCTCGTCGGTGAAAAGTACTTAGTTAGGGTCACCATTGGTGGTGTGAAGGGGTGA
- a CDS encoding ABC transporter ATP-binding protein yields MVTVRLENVSKIFRGGVEAVRDLNLEVKDGEFMVLLGPSGCGKTTTLLMIAGVYKPSKGYIYFDDKIVNDLEPKDRNIGMVFQSYALYPHMTVYENIAFPLRLKKLPKEEIDRRVREAASMLHIENLLDRRPSQLSGGQQQRVALARAIVKRPSLFLMDEPLSNLDAKIRVEVRAELKRLQRELGITTIYVTHDQAEAMSLADRIAVMNEGRLQQVGTPDELYYKPANTFVAGFIGAPAANLIDADVVETGKGLELSMLGARFPLPDDIASVIRGATRVIFMARPEDIKISPGRGFFVYSAEWLGRETFAHIQAPDGTLLRVTLPPGQHVSVGEEVSISFDYKRVHFYRPNGELIL; encoded by the coding sequence ATGGTTACTGTAAGGCTGGAGAACGTTTCGAAAATCTTTAGAGGCGGGGTCGAAGCCGTAAGGGACCTGAACCTCGAGGTAAAGGACGGCGAGTTCATGGTCTTGCTGGGACCCAGCGGCTGCGGCAAAACTACCACGCTGCTGATGATTGCCGGCGTCTACAAGCCCAGCAAGGGCTACATCTACTTCGACGATAAGATCGTGAACGACTTGGAGCCTAAAGACAGGAACATCGGAATGGTCTTCCAGAGCTACGCTCTCTACCCCCACATGACTGTGTACGAGAACATCGCGTTCCCCCTGAGGCTGAAGAAGCTCCCCAAGGAGGAGATCGACAGGAGGGTTAGGGAGGCAGCGTCGATGCTACACATCGAGAACCTCCTCGACCGCAGGCCGAGCCAGCTGAGCGGTGGGCAGCAGCAGAGAGTAGCGCTTGCTAGAGCGATCGTCAAGCGGCCCAGCCTCTTCCTGATGGATGAGCCACTCAGCAACCTCGACGCGAAGATCAGGGTGGAGGTCAGGGCTGAGCTGAAGAGGCTGCAGAGAGAGCTCGGCATCACCACGATCTACGTCACCCACGACCAGGCGGAAGCCATGAGCCTCGCTGACCGCATAGCGGTGATGAACGAAGGCAGGCTCCAGCAAGTCGGCACGCCAGACGAGCTCTACTACAAGCCCGCCAACACCTTCGTAGCAGGCTTCATCGGAGCCCCAGCCGCCAACCTGATCGACGCGGACGTGGTTGAGACGGGTAAGGGGCTCGAGCTGAGCATGCTCGGCGCGAGGTTCCCGCTTCCCGACGACATCGCTTCAGTAATCCGGGGTGCCACCAGGGTGATTTTCATGGCGAGACCCGAGGACATCAAGATCTCTCCAGGGAGAGGGTTCTTCGTGTATTCTGCTGAGTGGCTCGGGAGAGAGACTTTCGCGCACATACAGGCGCCCGACGGCACACTCCTCCGAGTCACCCTGCCGCCAGGCCAGCACGTCTCCGTGGGCGAAGAAGTCTCTATCAGCTTCGACTACAAGAGAGTGCACTTCTACAGGCCCAACGGGGAGCTAATACTCTGA
- a CDS encoding ferredoxin, whose protein sequence is MAKVRVDKNLCISCGSCWVIAPQVFEEDPDTFKSRVKEPYRTLDSESESVGEIPSQLVNDAKSAADACPAGAITVG, encoded by the coding sequence ATGGCAAAGGTTAGAGTTGATAAAAACCTGTGTATAAGCTGCGGATCTTGCTGGGTCATCGCGCCCCAAGTCTTCGAAGAGGATCCGGACACCTTTAAGAGCAGGGTCAAGGAGCCTTACCGGACGCTCGATTCTGAGTCGGAGTCTGTCGGCGAGATTCCTTCACAGCTCGTGAACGACGCCAAGTCTGCTGCCGACGCTTGCCCCGCGGGGGCCATCACCGTAGGGTAG
- a CDS encoding ATP-binding protein: MLFIDREDELRVLEEAYSSGRSELVLIYGRRRIGKTFLLSLFLKQKGGVYLCVNHEERDLVLRDLAEQLSAQAVLPYPPKLESFRSLYEVLASLNVRLIVIDEFQRLLKAGGLTELQHAWDAKLSRSNVLLVLSGSAVGVAERVASSPSSPIFGRATRVVKLGELSYSAVRAFLPSYSEEDKVRSYAVFGGVPGYLSRLSPNRALLENVEELVLKPGAPLREEPLILLKLELRNPSRYAEILRAVAEGATQFGEIADRAGLKVVELPKYLKVLEEDLNLIERRYPLLEGGRRGRARYHLRDHFTRFWFKAVYPSRVLLELGLHDRVSQQLPQLLDQLAAQAFEEVAHQHFTLLARRGLVSFTRIGRWWMRDVEIDLVALDERSSTAYFGEAKWSKTPLDKRELYKLEKKAEEFAWRKGERREVYVLYSRAGFTFQPEENVHLYSLEDLSRDFEAEKPSIAELG, encoded by the coding sequence ATGCTGTTCATCGATAGGGAGGATGAGCTGCGAGTGCTGGAAGAAGCCTACTCGAGCGGCCGGAGCGAGCTGGTGTTGATCTACGGGAGGCGGAGGATAGGGAAGACATTCCTCCTCTCGCTCTTCCTCAAGCAGAAAGGCGGGGTCTACCTGTGCGTCAACCACGAGGAGAGAGACCTGGTGTTGAGGGATCTCGCCGAGCAGCTATCGGCGCAAGCGGTGCTACCCTACCCCCCGAAGCTGGAGAGCTTCAGGAGTCTCTACGAGGTGCTAGCCTCCCTGAACGTCCGGCTCATCGTCATCGACGAGTTCCAGCGGCTTCTGAAGGCCGGCGGCTTGACGGAGCTGCAGCACGCCTGGGACGCGAAGCTCTCGAGGAGCAACGTGCTCCTCGTGCTCTCGGGCTCAGCGGTGGGGGTCGCTGAGAGGGTCGCTTCCTCGCCCTCCTCACCCATCTTCGGCAGAGCGACGAGAGTGGTGAAGCTGGGTGAGCTGAGCTACTCGGCCGTGAGAGCCTTCCTCCCGAGCTACAGCGAGGAGGACAAAGTGAGGAGCTACGCCGTCTTCGGCGGAGTACCGGGCTACCTGTCCCGCCTCTCCCCAAACCGAGCTCTGCTGGAGAACGTTGAGGAGCTCGTGCTCAAGCCGGGAGCACCCTTAAGGGAGGAGCCGCTCATCCTGCTCAAGCTAGAGCTGCGCAACCCCTCCAGGTACGCGGAGATCCTCCGGGCAGTCGCAGAGGGGGCGACCCAGTTCGGTGAGATCGCCGACAGAGCGGGGTTGAAGGTGGTGGAGCTCCCGAAGTACCTGAAAGTGCTCGAGGAGGATCTAAACCTCATCGAGAGGAGGTACCCGCTCCTCGAGGGGGGCAGGAGGGGCAGGGCCCGCTACCACCTCCGAGACCACTTCACCCGCTTCTGGTTCAAAGCAGTCTACCCCAGCAGGGTCCTACTGGAGCTAGGCCTCCACGACCGCGTCTCCCAGCAGCTACCCCAGCTCCTCGACCAGCTGGCAGCGCAAGCCTTCGAAGAAGTGGCGCACCAGCACTTCACCCTGCTGGCGAGGAGGGGCCTGGTGAGCTTCACCCGGATCGGGAGGTGGTGGATGAGAGACGTGGAGATCGACCTCGTCGCCTTAGACGAGAGAAGCTCGACAGCCTACTTCGGGGAAGCGAAGTGGTCGAAAACACCCCTCGATAAGCGCGAACTCTACAAGCTGGAGAAGAAGGCCGAGGAGTTCGCCTGGAGGAAGGGGGAGAGAAGAGAGGTCTACGTGCTCTACAGCAGAGCCGGCTTCACGTTCCAGCCCGAGGAGAACGTGCACCTGTACTCGCTGGAGGACCTCTCCAGAGACTTCGAGGCGGAGAAGCCTAGCATCGCCGAGCTCGGTTAG
- a CDS encoding class I SAM-dependent methyltransferase, with product MSSDLFYAAYYDVLYSHRDVKSEVDFLERVFREYSRVPVESVLDVGCGTGIHSVELAKRGYRVLGVDSSEAMIERAKEKSRGLESISFLVTDARQLNLSEVFDAAIAMYGVVSYFTSEDDLLSFLRSVRGTLREGGCFVFDTWNMLGVLEKRVYYETPSTHFRKLGSTLAVKEEVWRVDVLSQVATAEISWSVIDLKTGFVDVRNYTLELRLFTPRELKHFLSDAGYEVVAMFEDYACKPLGEGSSELVVVARAK from the coding sequence GTGTCAAGTGATCTTTTCTACGCAGCGTACTACGATGTTCTCTACTCCCACCGAGACGTTAAGAGCGAGGTTGATTTCCTCGAAAGGGTTTTCCGGGAGTACTCTCGCGTGCCGGTGGAAAGTGTTCTGGACGTGGGCTGCGGGACCGGTATCCACAGCGTAGAGCTCGCGAAGCGCGGGTACCGGGTTCTCGGCGTTGACTCCTCGGAAGCGATGATCGAGCGCGCTAAGGAGAAGTCGCGCGGCCTAGAGAGCATCTCCTTCCTAGTGACCGACGCGAGGCAGCTGAACCTAAGCGAGGTTTTCGATGCGGCGATCGCGATGTACGGTGTAGTCAGCTACTTCACTTCGGAGGACGACCTGCTGAGCTTCCTACGCAGCGTGAGGGGTACGCTCAGGGAGGGCGGCTGCTTCGTCTTCGACACCTGGAACATGCTGGGGGTCCTCGAGAAGAGAGTGTACTACGAGACGCCGAGCACGCACTTCAGAAAGCTGGGGTCTACGCTCGCAGTGAAAGAGGAGGTCTGGAGGGTTGACGTCCTCAGCCAGGTGGCTACCGCTGAGATCTCGTGGTCTGTGATCGACTTGAAGACAGGCTTCGTCGACGTGCGCAACTACACGCTCGAGCTCCGGCTGTTCACTCCGAGAGAGCTTAAGCACTTCCTTTCAGACGCTGGCTACGAAGTGGTAGCAATGTTCGAAGACTATGCCTGCAAGCCACTCGGCGAGGGGAGCTCCGAGCTGGTGGTCGTCGCGAGGGCAAAGTAG
- a CDS encoding DUF4013 domain-containing protein, translating to MIASRFDVGEAASRSFEFMSKLLKDAGNLILLIVLNIIPIVNFIVLGYFARVVRLDLDEPPKLTSYADLFVEGLKLFLAFLLYAFIPLILIAVGYAVSWPLAVIHPWFWLYSPLVLLGFLLLLAFLFVGLSALAIYMRTGDFSKVFAFQEAWSLIQHVGIENYLIFFILLAVFNLAAGFVGSIIPLVGTAIVGVFAMAFTFKALSLFVNTKYPIPPPPP from the coding sequence ATGATAGCGTCAAGATTCGATGTCGGTGAAGCTGCTTCTCGAAGCTTCGAGTTCATGTCCAAGCTTCTAAAGGATGCTGGAAACCTGATCCTACTCATAGTCCTCAACATCATCCCAATAGTGAACTTCATCGTGTTAGGCTACTTCGCCCGAGTCGTCAGGCTGGATCTCGACGAGCCCCCCAAGCTCACCAGCTACGCGGACCTGTTCGTCGAGGGGCTGAAGCTCTTCCTAGCCTTTCTCCTTTACGCTTTCATCCCGCTGATCCTCATCGCTGTAGGGTACGCGGTGAGCTGGCCGCTTGCTGTGATACACCCCTGGTTCTGGCTGTACAGCCCCCTTGTCCTGCTCGGCTTCTTGCTGCTGCTGGCTTTCCTGTTCGTCGGGCTCTCCGCTCTGGCGATCTACATGAGGACGGGAGACTTCTCGAAAGTCTTCGCCTTCCAGGAAGCGTGGAGCCTCATCCAGCACGTCGGAATCGAGAACTACCTCATCTTCTTCATCCTCCTAGCGGTCTTCAACCTCGCTGCAGGGTTCGTCGGGAGCATCATACCCCTTGTGGGAACTGCGATCGTCGGCGTCTTCGCGATGGCTTTCACCTTCAAAGCTCTCTCGCTTTTCGTGAACACAAAGTACCCTATTCCGCCACCGCCACCCTAG
- a CDS encoding rubrerythrin family protein: MPRPATTDLLLSAFGGESMAHMRYLIFADIAEAEKFPNVARLFRAIAFAELVHARNHYNNLREYKSDFKVFSGAPAGPGNTSKNLELAIMGEEYEVEEMYPAYLAVARMQEERGAERSFYWALEAEKIHAQLYREAKSYVDKGQDWPLQGKVWVCQVCGHTYVGDEPPEKCPVCGARREKYSGF; this comes from the coding sequence GTGCCGAGGCCTGCGACCACCGACCTTCTTCTCAGCGCGTTTGGAGGGGAATCGATGGCGCACATGAGGTACTTGATCTTCGCGGATATCGCGGAGGCTGAGAAATTCCCTAACGTTGCCCGCCTCTTCAGAGCGATCGCGTTCGCCGAGCTCGTCCACGCCCGGAACCACTACAACAACTTGCGAGAGTACAAGTCCGACTTCAAGGTTTTCTCCGGCGCTCCTGCAGGTCCAGGGAACACGTCGAAGAACTTAGAGCTCGCGATAATGGGTGAAGAGTACGAAGTTGAGGAGATGTACCCGGCTTACCTCGCTGTGGCGAGGATGCAGGAGGAGAGGGGAGCGGAGAGGAGCTTCTACTGGGCGCTTGAAGCTGAGAAGATACACGCTCAGCTCTACCGGGAAGCGAAAAGCTACGTCGATAAGGGCCAGGACTGGCCTCTTCAAGGTAAAGTGTGGGTTTGCCAGGTTTGCGGTCATACCTATGTCGGCGATGAGCCTCCTGAGAAGTGCCCTGTCTGCGGAGCTAGGAGGGAGAAGTACAGCGGGTTTTAA
- a CDS encoding MarC family protein, producing the protein MRELWESFLMLFIVLDSVGNIPIFYSLTGHLSKAERRRVFAKSVAVASALLVAFVLAGYEFLEYYGVTFADFKVAGGLLLFLIALQGILGRIEAEQLRSEDISIVPMATPLLAGPGSIYVVMYLRLAYGLTPTLASIFLNTLAAYAILVGSGKLLEKVGRNTVLVLSRVLLLLLAVIAVSMVRSGVEDYLTRLGTS; encoded by the coding sequence GTGAGGGAGCTCTGGGAGTCGTTCCTCATGCTGTTCATCGTGCTCGACTCGGTTGGAAACATCCCGATATTCTACTCCTTGACAGGCCACCTCAGCAAGGCTGAGAGGCGCAGGGTTTTCGCCAAGTCCGTCGCGGTCGCTTCAGCGCTGCTTGTCGCCTTCGTGCTAGCGGGTTACGAGTTCCTAGAGTACTACGGCGTGACGTTCGCGGACTTCAAGGTCGCCGGTGGGCTGCTCCTGTTCCTGATCGCGCTTCAGGGGATCCTGGGGAGGATAGAGGCGGAGCAGCTGAGGAGCGAGGACATCTCGATTGTCCCCATGGCGACGCCGCTGCTCGCAGGCCCCGGCAGCATCTACGTGGTAATGTACCTGCGGCTCGCGTACGGCCTCACCCCCACTCTCGCCTCGATATTCCTGAACACTCTCGCAGCCTACGCTATACTCGTGGGAAGCGGAAAACTCCTGGAGAAGGTCGGCAGGAACACGGTGCTCGTTCTCTCCAGAGTGCTGCTCCTCCTGCTGGCCGTCATCGCGGTCTCGATGGTTAGGAGCGGTGTTGAAGACTACTTGACGCGCCTCGGAACCTCCTAG
- a CDS encoding heavy-metal-associated domain-containing protein: MRRAVLKVSGIGCGSCVVPSKGLFLRVEGVRSVRVLGSLVEISYDESKLSLEDLIERSGVEKYYFVSVVSDEPGETSS; this comes from the coding sequence GTGAGGCGTGCTGTTCTCAAAGTTTCGGGCATCGGATGCGGGAGCTGTGTCGTACCGAGCAAGGGACTGTTCCTCAGAGTGGAGGGTGTCCGCTCTGTCCGCGTGCTCGGCTCTCTAGTTGAGATCTCCTACGATGAGAGCAAGCTATCTCTCGAAGACCTGATAGAGCGGAGCGGGGTTGAGAAGTACTACTTCGTTTCCGTTGTGAGCGACGAACCCGGGGAGACTAGCTCGTAG
- a CDS encoding PH domain-containing protein has translation MQVSVVTVLKVKPSVAGFARRYALALTPLYTLLLSGWLATFIASQVAATSQLLLAALAPLLASAAFVAGWVLRSPEVAASSLLSLLIPLALVLAEGSAVGALAERFLEQYPVGALTASLATLAAVEVRRRSISYEVSEAGVSIKSGVWRRQEQTIPYTSIGRIILEQSLLGRIFDYGTIIVVSSAEWGAEYYTRAVGAGAGRIPVGVAYARTLKEVSRDPGKCLYGVRRPRALRDVIESRLRETLGAELEQVRLLRELKDRLAGVDQGS, from the coding sequence GTGCAAGTGAGCGTCGTTACAGTCTTGAAGGTTAAGCCATCGGTGGCGGGCTTCGCGAGGAGGTACGCGCTCGCCCTAACCCCCCTCTACACCCTCCTCCTATCGGGCTGGCTCGCCACATTCATCGCCTCGCAGGTCGCTGCTACCTCACAGCTGCTCCTGGCCGCCCTAGCCCCCCTCCTGGCTTCCGCGGCCTTCGTTGCGGGCTGGGTTCTGCGGAGCCCGGAGGTGGCCGCCTCCTCCCTCCTCTCCCTCCTCATACCACTCGCGCTGGTGCTCGCCGAGGGTAGCGCGGTGGGCGCGCTCGCTGAAAGGTTCCTGGAGCAGTACCCGGTCGGCGCTCTCACGGCGAGCCTCGCCACGCTCGCGGCGGTTGAGGTGAGGAGGAGGTCGATCAGCTACGAGGTTTCGGAGGCGGGTGTGTCGATAAAGTCTGGCGTGTGGAGGAGGCAGGAGCAGACAATCCCCTACACCTCGATCGGCCGGATCATCTTGGAGCAGAGCCTGCTGGGCAGGATCTTCGACTACGGGACGATTATCGTGGTGAGCTCGGCGGAGTGGGGAGCAGAGTACTACACGCGCGCCGTAGGAGCCGGAGCCGGTAGGATCCCTGTTGGTGTAGCCTACGCGAGGACGCTGAAAGAGGTCAGCAGAGACCCCGGGAAGTGCTTGTACGGCGTCCGGAGGCCGAGGGCCTTAAGGGATGTGATCGAATCAAGGCTGCGCGAGACGCTGGGAGCTGAGCTAGAGCAGGTTCGCCTGCTCAGAGAGCTGAAGGATAGGCTCGCCGGAGTCGATCAGGGAAGCTGA
- a CDS encoding helix-turn-helix domain-containing protein — protein sequence MRYWHAAAVASFALLLLLLLAQREPAVSQPYLVVVSPAAKLLSVEGNGSTYLFEVEVPPLSLLSREKIACVYEAAVVRVESSAGEALLEGNCIFLTVQNPGLAPLTVKLEVVSQQESSSAEPPVAVIAAAAAVAAASYLTLTESGREKLFAALSVPAAYYVTRYEDVKRSAKRVKILEYLRANPGATMRRISREAGISLGEVQWHLSILERLGLVQSVKIGKYSCYFLTGTPVETWLSSFVERELGAKIDARELEKLKPGIEPLLSRRSIPLGELLNLLKAGEPSR from the coding sequence GTGCGCTACTGGCACGCTGCCGCTGTGGCTTCCTTTGCTCTGCTCCTTCTTCTCCTCCTCGCCCAGCGGGAGCCGGCGGTGTCGCAACCATACCTCGTGGTGGTGAGCCCGGCTGCCAAGCTCTTATCGGTGGAGGGGAACGGGTCAACCTACCTCTTCGAGGTCGAAGTCCCGCCTCTGTCGCTTCTCTCCCGAGAAAAGATCGCCTGCGTTTACGAGGCCGCTGTGGTGCGCGTCGAGAGCTCAGCCGGTGAGGCGCTCCTAGAGGGTAACTGCATCTTCCTCACCGTCCAGAACCCGGGCTTAGCCCCCCTCACCGTGAAGCTCGAAGTCGTCTCCCAGCAGGAGAGCTCGAGCGCCGAGCCGCCGGTAGCGGTGATCGCCGCGGCCGCGGCGGTCGCTGCAGCATCCTACTTGACACTGACGGAGAGTGGGCGCGAGAAGCTTTTCGCCGCTCTCTCCGTGCCCGCCGCCTACTACGTGACCAGGTACGAGGATGTGAAGCGCAGCGCGAAGCGTGTCAAGATCCTCGAGTACCTGCGCGCGAACCCAGGGGCCACTATGCGCCGCATCTCGAGAGAAGCGGGCATCAGCCTCGGCGAAGTCCAGTGGCACCTCAGCATTCTCGAGAGGCTCGGCCTGGTGCAGAGCGTGAAGATCGGGAAGTACAGCTGCTACTTCCTCACGGGCACACCTGTCGAGACCTGGCTCTCCAGCTTCGTCGAGAGGGAGCTAGGCGCCAAGATCGACGCTAGAGAGCTCGAGAAGCTGAAACCAGGGATCGAACCCCTCCTTTCGAGGAGGTCCATACCCCTCGGTGAGCTGCTGAACCTGCTGAAAGCCGGAGAGCCGAGCCGCTAG
- a CDS encoding YHS domain-containing protein: MAKATDPVCGMEVDTGRTPHKAVYKGKVYYFCSARCRREFEANPEVYIREGPRGMPSR; the protein is encoded by the coding sequence GTGGCTAAGGCTACTGACCCGGTCTGCGGGATGGAGGTCGACACAGGCAGGACCCCCCACAAGGCGGTCTACAAGGGGAAAGTTTACTACTTCTGCAGTGCCCGCTGCAGAAGGGAGTTTGAAGCAAACCCTGAAGTCTACATCCGGGAGGGGCCGAGGGGCATGCCGAGCCGGTGA